The genomic stretch CAGAAAAATCTGACTTCTCAGATCGGGCTTAACAATAACTTGTCCACCGGGGCCAGGCCCCCTCCTCCGTCTCCCCTATCCCAGGTCTCTGGAACACTTAATATTCCACAAATATCCAAGGACAAAGTTGTTAATCTTCTTCTTTCTATCTCAGTGTAGAAAGCTACAGGCAACGACGGAGTGAGTGCCAAATTGCTGAGAATTGCCGCACCTGCTATCGCTGATTCCCTGTGTAAGCTGATCAATTTCTGCATCGATGAACAAACCTTCCCTACAAGGTGGAAAGTCGGTAAAGTGACTCCCATATTTCAGGGGCAAGGAAACCGAGACGACAAGAACAACTATCGGCCGATAACCGTGCTTACTATACTTTCTAAGCTACTCAAGAAGCACATTTGTGATCACCTTTGCGACTTCCTTGAGGAAAACGGTCTGCTACACAGGTTTCAGTCTGGCTTCCGCAAATTTCACTCCACCGAGACCGCCCTTATCCGCCTGGTCGATCAGTTGCTCTTTGACTTGGACAGGAACAGAACATCGAGGCTTCTGTTTATTGAATGTAAAAAGGCTTTTGACCTCATAGACCACGGTCTGCTCTTAGAGAAATTGAAAGCCTATGGGGTACCTGATAACGATCTGGACTTACTACGCAGTTATCTAAGTGGTCTCACATAGTATGTACACATCAATGGCTGTCATTCCTCCCCAAGAACTGTGTCGGCTGGAGTACCGAAGGGAGCATTTTTGGCCccattttgtttctcttgtttACTAACGATCTGCCATCGGCCTCACAGCATTCTACCGTAGACGTCTACGCGGATGACACTACTCTCAGTTTACCATCAGACGTGACTAATGGACTTACTGCCATGTCATCAGCCCTTCAACAGGACTTAGATGACGTCTCACGGTGGTCGGCTGCCAACAAAATGGATACAAACTCTGCGAAGACGAAATGTCTCCTTGTTACAGAGAAATGTATACCATGCAAGCTTGACAATTGTTCACTGGAACTCAAACTTGTTGACTCTGACATAGAACAGATTGATAGTCAGAAACTCTTAAGAGTTACTATTGACAAACAATTAAGCTTTGATGTACACGCTGAGGAACTGTGCAAGAAGTTATGCCAGAGAGTAGCGTTCTTAGAAAGATAAGGAGATTCTTCCCTATTGAACAGCGCATACTTTACTACAACGCTATGATCACTCAAGTGATGCTGTATGGGTCAACTATTTGGTCAAACTGTTCAGCTGATAACTTAACGAGAATCCTGAAGCTGCAAAAGCGTGCTGGCCGAGTAATTTTAGGAGCTGACACAAGATCAGTTAGCATAAATCTCTTCAACAAATTAGGGTGGCTCCCATTTTATGACGAAGCTAAAGTTATTAAGTGTTCGCTAGTCCTTAAGCGCCTACAAGGAAACTGCCCCAGCTACATGTATGACCTTCTTAAATGCAATACAGATTTACGCACACGCAGTGGGCGGTACAGTTCCTTAAACCTCGTCTGCCCCAGATATAACCGTGAATCTGAGGGAGGGAGAACTTTAAGCGTGTCCGCGACCAGGCTCTGGAACTCTCTGCCCATTAACCTTAAGAAAGGAACATGTGTAACCTCATTTAGAAGGGCTATTTATAGTCATTTTTTAGCGAGATACAATGACGTTGATCATTTTAGCTTCagtgaaacttaattttatttcttgttttatgcTAATCCGGCATTTCACAACCTTCCTCTCGCTTGACCCATCCTAGTTGTATTCTTATTGTAATTATAGTTTGTAGTTTGTAGATCATGATTTACATTCATTGTAaggatattttataattataatatagttttaagtatttttaGTCTTATTCATATATATACTTATAGTTCCTTTTCTTTAACGATATGTATTTTTGGTTACTTAATTTTTGGTTTATAGTTTTAGTTTGAGGGCCACTAGTTATTCAGTTGAAGTACTTTCCCgtgttaccctcgttaaataaagttgattatttattatttattttattaccaATTCAGGGGACCTGCGGGCGAGTATTGATGACAATGAGAGATTGGTTTCAGGAGAAACAGGTTCTGGAGCTGGAGGGAATGTTGACAAGCAAGTTGTTGAAGCTTCAGTAGTAGACACAAACGGCGTGGAAGAAGAAGATATGACCTATTCAAGAAGTGTTATAGGAAGTGCAGTTGAAGGTCTTAGCGGTCAAAGAACTTAGGAACTCTATGGAACTATCACAATGACAACCTTGTCTTTGATTTTACTGCCTCTTTAGCAAAGAGAGTAGGACCTACAAAGAGAAACGTGATAAGGACAGCCTCAAGAATGTATGATCCACTCGGTATGATTTCTCCGATCACAGTCCAGTTTAAATCCTGTTTCAAGAGCTATGCAAGGACAAGAAAGACTGGACGAACAGTTGGAAGGTTCTTGCAAGTCAATCTTGCAGAGAGTGGTGACCCAATTGCAAGATGTTAAACTTCTTACTCTCCCGAGATGTTATTATGCTGAAACGGAAGGGGAAGTGATTGCGAGTGAACTGCATGGGTATTGTGATACATCAGCTAAGGAATACGGTGCGGTGGTCTTTCTGCGTATCGTGAGGACGTGTGCAAGTTGTGTCAGATTTGTGTCTTGAAAAACACGAATGACACCCCTCTCGAAGTAGACCATACCGCGTGTAAAACTGCTATCAGCGGTAGTCCTGTCCAGACTGATCCATAGCATAAAGGAAGCACTTAGTTCTGAGATGAAGATTGACAAATTTTTGTGTTGGACTGATTCCAAGACAGCCTGATATTGGATTGTTCAGAGCCAGAAGGAGTGGAAACCATTTGTTCAGCACCGTGTTGACGAGATAAGAAAGCTTGTACCTGAAGAATGCTGGAATCATTGTCCAATTGCCGACAACCCAGCTGACCTACTCTCTAGGGATTTAGACAGTCTTGAGTTGGAGACCAGTGTGCTATGGTGGAATGGTTCCAAGTGGCTTACTAGTTTCGAGAGGCTGGAGAATAGGAAGGAGATTGCGGAAGAGCCAGTCCCTGAAGCCTGCCTTGTAGAAGTGAGGGCAAAGGATCGGAAGACAGTGACGACTGCTCTTGCAATGAAGAGTAAACCTGCTATGCTTTGTAATGTCATTCAAAGTGAAGCTTTCAGTAATCTTGGACGCCACCGGCGAGTCACAGCCTTGGTTCTGAAATTCATTAAGCTATTAAAGGCACAGCGACAAGGTGATGTGAATCAGAAGCCGAGATACATGTGACCGGTGCAGACGTAGAAGAAGCCGAACTTCTATGGATCAAGGAAGTTTAGCGAGAGATGAAGAGCACGGAGAAGTTTTAGATGAGGTCGCACCAGCTAAGGTTGTTTGAGGATGATAAGGGAGTTATTCTGTGTCAAGGTAGACTAGGGAACAGCCAGTTTACAGATTCAGCGAAGTATTCAATCTCGCTTGACGCAAGCCATCACTTCATTACACTTGTAGTCTGGAGATGACACGAAAGAgtcataataatatttaatgataataataataataataatatttaatacttatattgcgctttttctagaaaaatactcaaaagcgcattacaatattattaataacaaaattaaaaaccagtaaaattacccggtaaaattacaatatttaaaaataaataaaaagataaataaaagcCTTCTTAAATAGATATGTTTTAACAGAGTGTTTAAAAGAGTCGATTGATGTTTCCTGTCTTATTGGcagaggaagactgttccataaaaagggggcaGCCATCGATAACGCGCGATCTCCCAAAGTCTTCTTCGTTCTTAGCCGAGGCCTTTCTACCAATATACCATTATTGTTACGGCGTAGTTGGTAACGTGAGTCCGGTAAGACAGAGACAAGATCCTTAAGATAGCTAGGCGCAACACCGTGAAGAATCTCAAATGTAACAAGGAGAATCTTAAAATCTACGCGCAAgcgcactggtagccagtgAAGTTCTCTTAGCAAAGGAGTAACATGACAATACTTAGGTGAGCAGTAAACCAATCGAGCACTGGCATTCATGACTCtttgaagtttcttaatttgatacTCAGGAGCACCGTACAATAACCCATTACAGTAGTCAAGCCTGCTTGTGATGAACGCGTGAACAAGCCTCTCGGTGGACTCGCGAGACGAATACTTCCTAATGTGCCGGATattatacaaataataaaacgcgCTAGCACAAGTCTTAGACACATGAGTCGACATGTCCAGATGAGAATCGAACCAGGTGCCTAAATTGCGCACTGAAGAGGCAGGCGATACCTCAGCTTGGCCGATCTTGATCTTGTCAACGGACACCTTTGATAACTGTCGTTCCGTGCCAATGATCAAGAACTCAGTTTTATCGTCATTTAGCATTAACTTATCATCTCTCATCCATGCGCGAACATCACGAATACAGTTCTCAAGCGCAATCACagcatataataataatataatataatataatatttatatagcgcttatacttttcagttctaagcgcATCAGCCTCGCTGGTCTTATCAACGGGATTAAACGATATATAAAGCTGCGTATCGTCCGCATAGGTGTGAACGGATGGCAGATGAGATTTCAAGATGTCAAACAGCGAACTCGCGTAGATGGTAAATAAGAGGGGGCGCAAACAAGAACCTTGTGGGACCGCGCAAGTCAGATTAAATTTATCAGAGAGCGATCTGTTAACTGAGACCTGCTGCGTTCTTCCCGCCAAATAACATTTAAACCATAATAAAGCCTTATCCCGAAGGCCGAGTTTGGACTGCAGCCTGTGCAGCAGAATACCGTGATCTACGGTATCAAACGCAGCGCTGAGATCTAACATAACAAGCAATGTGACGTGACCTTTGTCCATATTTAGCAGAAGatcgtttttaacttttaataacGCCGTCTCAGTGCTGTGATTCTGCCGATATGTGCTTTGGAGGACAGGAAATAAGTTGTTGACTGTCATATGATCTTGTAATTGGATAGCCACGGACTTTTCCGTAATCTTTGATGTAACCTGCAAGTTGCTCACcggtttaaaatttttgttaataGGATTGAGTCCTGCTTTCTTAAGCAAGGGGTGAACTAAAGCATTCTTCCAGTCCTCTGCAAAGACGCCAGACTCAAGAGACAAGTTGACAATTTTCCTAATAACAGGGAGCAGTTCATCCAAACAGAAGGACAAAATAGACGATGGTAGGGGATCAAAGGCGCACGACTTTGCACATGAGGCAGCAATTCTCCGTACACTCTCCTCAGACAGTGGAGAAAACTCAGAAAACTCACTGCACGTTGAGGCTGATGTGGCAAGCGAAGTTGCGCCACTGGCATCCGCATCCAGCGCAGACCGAATAGCCGTGATTTTGTGAACAAAATACTCCCCCATCTCATTTGCTAGCATACGAGCATCCGAATGAGGCGGCAGAGCCCTAtctacatgaaaattcaaaaggcGTTTACTGGCCCGAAAAAGCCTTCCCTGGTCAGAACTGTTCTCATCAATATATTGTTTATAATAGGCCCGTCTAGACTCATTCATGACATGCAATGCAAAGTTTCGTTTGGCTTTAAATACAGCGAGATCCGAATTAAGCCTACTAGCCCGCCATTTCCTTTCAGCACTCCGTCTTTCACGTCTCGCCTTCACTATTTCATCATTAAACCATGGAGGACGTGAATGAGACTTCAGGTGGCGAGCCCGGACTGGCGCATGTTTGTCCAATACTGATCTTAGAGTATTATTGTAACATTCCACAAGTTCATCAAGAGTATTAGGAGGGTCACGATATAAGCTAGAATTACGAATATCTTCCAAAAACTGTTGCTTGTTAATTGCTTTGAGTTTCCGGAACTCAACGTGCGTGACTTTAGAGGCAGACACAGCTGTCCTAAGATCACATAGGACAACGGCATGATCTGAGATTGGATCTGAGATTGGATTGTCATGCATGGAGGAGTTAAGGAAACACTCACCGAGTTGAGGTCGAACTTTTGGATTGTTCGAGGCCGAAAGATTATCAGAAGTTTGTTGTTTAGATGCACAGTTTGTAAGAAAATTTGAAGGGAAACCGTATAAGGTTCCACGAGCTCCACCCCTGCCTAATTACAGAGTGAAGGAGGCGCCTGCGTTTTTGTACATTGAATTGGATTATATTGGACCCCTTTTTGTGACGTCTACCAGTGAGGAAGAACGTTAAGTCtggatttgtttgtttatttttacttgttGTTCTACGGGGGCGGCCCACATCGAGGTTGTACCCAAGATAACTTTAGAGGCATTTCTGAGGTGCTTTAGAAGATTTGTAACTCTTCGTTCAAGGCCTTCTTTAGTTGTACCAGATAATGCCAAAACCTTCAAGAGTGCTTCTAAGGAGCTTGAGAAAATTACAAACTATCCCATTGATGTTAAGTACTTTGTCCAACAGAAGATCAAATGGTCCTACAATTTAGAGAAGGCACCATGTGGGGAGGTTTTTACGACGACTTGTCAAGTCGCTGAAGACATGTCTTAAGAAGACAATCGGCCGAACCAAACTTTCCTATGATGAACTTGTAACTGTTGTTACAGAGGCTGCAATGATCTTAAATTGCCGACCCATTTCATATGCCTCCTCTAAGGACCAGGAAGAACCCCTCACACCTTCCCACCTCATTGCTGGTCGAAGACTCAGCGCCCTTCCTGAAATAGACAGTCCTGCAGATGCAGATTTTATAATTTCGCCGGACGACCTGAGCAGAAGAGCAACACACCTTGACATGATTCGGACTCATTTTTGGAAGCGTTGGAGTGCATAATATCTTCTTGAATTACGAAATGCCCATAACCAATTGAAGAAGACGGCGCGATCAAGGGTAGTGTCCGTCAGAGATCTGGTATTGGTTCATGACGAAACCCACCCAAGATCTTATTGGAAGATGGGCAAGGTGGAGCGGCTTCTGATGAGCCAGTATAGGCAGAGTAGAGGTGCTGAGGTCAGAGTCCAAGGGAGGGGATCAAGCGGAGGTGGACTCTTAAGGAGATCGCTACAGTTGTTGTACCCACTGGAAGTAAGCTGTTCTACAAATAAAGCAGCTCCTCAGGAGCAAGTACCTGGATCACCGAAACAACCGACCCCAGTTCAAGCCAGAGAAAATAGAGAGAGAGAGTAGAGAGCGGCGTAGAGCAGCAGGTCGTGGGAGAGCGAATAAGAAGACAGTGGATTGCTGAATTACAAGACGAAAATTAAGTTTCTTATATGTAATATGAACATTGAACAGTTCGTTTTTTTTAGGGAGACTTTATTCActgagttatttttttcttctccttggCTATTTAATGCTGGGCAATAGAAGGTGGACCACTCTTCATGAtccacggggggggggggagtgtcCGCGATGACAGCGTTAGGCCATCTTGGAGAGATCCAAAAAAGTGTTGTGTTTTCTTCTTAGAAAAACGTATGAGTGCGAACCTCGTGAGCCTGTCGGAATCTGGAAAATTCTTGTGAAACTTAGACAAAACCTCCTCTTGTAACCTAAGAACCGAGCCTTTGAATACAGTTAAATACAGTTCAGTTCAAATTCGTCTACAGGACCATTAAAAGTTCCGTgagttcattttgtttcttcACTTTCACCTAGCAGCAAAAGCTGACAAaaagatacaaacaaaacattaaaacacTCGTATCAGTGAAGTAAAAGTACCGGTAGCATCCCTACGCCGTTTCTTCTTGCCAACATTCCCACGGCGTTTGAATTTTTCGGTCGACTAGCCCCATAACATCGTATACTAcaaatcctggacaaaagtacGTGGGACAGTACTGcgatattcatatttttctgtcatttgtCAGTTCCCCCTTAAAACAGTGcctccttttcgaaattttcttgcagttctcccttcccccaccttatacaaagttgaaacttggaaaaaattttggatacacgcgtccaacattgtttgtggggtgaggggaagGGTTGGTCCTCTgcgaattggaaaacgccccagaaaggCAAAAGTttccaagacttttgtccatgattgtccGAAAAAGAGGTGCAAAGAAAAAATCAGTTTTGAGGGTTTTTCAAGCCTGtaagagagtttttttttccggATTCTGATGAAAGATCGTAATTGAACAAACCTTTTCCCAGCTTTTCGGAGTTTCCCGAACCTGTTTTAAGAATTCGCCCGAAACCAACGATATGCACCCGAAATTGTGGAATCTCATAGCGCGTGCTTTATTCCAAAggataacataactttaaacaagACTCACGTCCGAAAATGGTTAAAGGAAGCAACGAATTACTAACATTATGGTGTACCCAGTAAGAATTTCGGCAGGCCAAAGAGCTAGAGTTATGGATATACGACAAAGCACGAGGTCGCTTTCTTGGTTATAACTTGCAGTCAGAGATGTCAACATTACAATCGCCAGTACTCAATATGAGTACGAATGTCAAAAAATCCAGTGGGCTTGGTAGATAAAATAACAACGTTTTCCAAAAGAGAGAACGTCCCTTTCATTTGTACAACACAAAAATACCACAGGAGCCATAAATAAAATTGTGAGATGAGAAGCGGTTGTTTCACAATACGCCGGGTTCGTGGCAAAACAGTTTTTTGCTGACTTCTAGAGAATTGTACCGgatcattttttgtttgaaagtgttggtaATATTTCTATGTGTTTATTTGCTGACAAAAATTACGTTGCGTGATATTTGTCACGAACTAAGTAAACAACCAAGTGAGTTTACTTTGAACTGATTTGCACATcctgtggcacgaaatttttgcgggagtttatttttgaggattggcgatttttttgtgttttccgGGAACTAATTTCTGCGATTAGGACTGATTGGTTTTTTTGGctggaaattaatttttacgattttcagaaagtacccagtacccagcattgataataatttcgtttttattgagtacgtgcaatagaaatacatattttcaaacaataaaccagtatttcgttgttttttacaagttgtgattgaacagacacgatttcttagtagtACTGTATTTtctgtgtagcgaatttaagtaaGAGAATATTTACTCAGGAGtaaattttttgggggaaaatgtttgcgttaatttttatttgcgggaacatATTTTTCCTAATCGCTGGAAAAACCGCAAAAATGGCacaaattagaacccgcaaaaatttcgtgccacacggtagctGGACAAAACGCACCAACAGTACTCACTCTAAAACCTTAATAATGTGTGCTTTTTCTATAGAATCTTAACATCTTAGGGATGGCGAGAGAAAATTTATCTGTAGGTACACCCTTTGACGCTTTTACAGCGAAAACGCATGTTTTAGCCCTTTAGGGACAGTACTCGCTTTGAAATGGAGAAAAATTAGCAGAACAAGATAATTTTTCCTTACTGGATCAAGTGAGTACTGTTGTATTCACTTTACGGGATGGCCTTTTTGACTCATATTATTTCAAATGCAATTACTTTTTGGTTGAAATGTTCCTTAGCCGTGTTTCCTTAATAAATTTGCAGCGAATATTGATAATACGCTGTGTTTTTGCGGCCGAGTACTGTGCGCGATGCTCGAAACATCGTGCCTGACCAACTTCCGCTGTACTCGGCTCCAGTTTAGGGGAGTGAGCCCGATATGGCTAAGCAGGGAATTGCCTTGTAAAACCTTGCTATGTTGATGAAATACATTCAAAGGTCATTATTATGGCATGTGATCACCTACTTGTCTCCAAAATGCCTAAAAAGCGtaggaaaaatgaagaaaacagactttGCAAGGTATAAACTACATGTTATCTTGGGACCAGGCTACGCATTgaggaaaaaaggagaaaaaaatcggcgagcgaagccGGCTGAGAAGTAGTCTGGGGAGGGGAAACACCCTTTCCCCCTCGCTAGGCCACCGCTagggctcgcttcgctcgccgatatttttccTATCTGACcccagcctcgtacccaggcctgttcgcgctatccgagtgaccagaggaggcttggaaccgagcgcgATAACGCGAGGCCTtgcaaaaaatggcaaaaaagtcCCAGATCGACGAGAAAAAGTCCCAGATAATTTCTCTACgaaaatcctttgttttctgcgACGATCACGGAATATTTCGGACTCATGAGATTAATACATCTCTTCCGCGCATCTTTGGACCGTTTCAACTGATAGCAACGAAATGTGGCGGGcatgttttcccaaaaacaCTGGTAAGTTAAGCATATTGTTTACAGTCTTGTTCGCTACACGAAGCTAGAAAAAAGGTTTCTTCTTAGTTGGGCATGGGACGATCACTGTACACTGTATGTACACTAGTATCAAAGGCTTCATCTTCATTGAACAATATGGGCGTTGATTTCCAAGTTACAGGGCTATAGTGGGCTTATTTTGCCTTTGTTGTTCGAATCGTTGCTAGGAAAAAATCACGAGAATCAGTTACACGGTttcgcgcgaaaagccaaaaaaaaaaaacactcatgCCATTTTCAGCTGTTTGAGTATGCTTTTTGCTCTTTATAATAACCTAGTACCTTGAACTTGTACCTTGCAGCTCCCAATTCATCCAGAACATTCTAATAGTCTATTTTAAAAATAGCACCAGTAACTCATGTAATATTCGGGTGTCTTAGTTTTACCTGATTTTTAATGATATGACTATCATTCAGTCCTTTATATGATTGCGACTTAGAGCGATTTACCTGCCTGACAGGCATAATTCCTGAGCACGGTATTGTACATCaaatgtttagtttttttattatatattgtctatttttttaccttcctttacattaattttcagAAAGTTTTAAAGGGGATGAAAGGAGAGCATGTAATAGACGACACTGGGATGTGAAGGATACAGGagcaaaaggaaaatgtaattcagctgaagaaaacttgaaatgaaaataaaaatatgaaaccGTGATGTTTAATACTGAATTTCTTAGATTTcatcaaacaaaactttattgaTTTTATAAGGAAATAGATTGATTTCCTAACAAGCCATAGTTCTGAACACTTGTGAAATTTGTTAAGAGaaattttttaaacctgataacaACTACTTCTTGTCTTGTAAAGCTTGTTGTGGGGATGGGTTGGGGAAACAACTTCAAGACCAACTTAAGACCTTTTTCCACTTAATTTGATGCCATAATGGTACCATTGGCTGGGCCAGCTACATGCCATTTTCAGCTGTTTGAATATGCTTTTTGCTCTTTATAATACCCTAGTGCCTTGAACTTGTATCTTGCAGCTCCCAGTTTATGCAGAACATTCTAATATtgtctattttgaaaatagCACCAAAAACTCATGTACTATTCTTTTTAAACTTATGACTCACTGGAAGACCACTGCTGCGAAAGTGGTtcgagataaaaaaagaaaacagaggaaaaaaaaaaaggaaagcacttaatttgagtgtcaatgtattcaGCACGAAAGTaataattggggacactatttttacgtctactaccgccattttacgtggtcatgcatccgagccacgcaaaggtctagccatttgcagcaGGGCAAAGGtaataccttcatttctcagtcattttaagattctgagtattggtccgaccCCGGGAATTGAACTTCTGACCTcccactctgcagtcaagcactctaccaactgagctaatcctacCACGGTTGAGATTAAGTTTACATAAGATAGTAGTACACTGGAACATAGATATGGGGTCGTgcaacatcaacaacaatagAATCAGACATTGATAGAATCAGAAAGAAAGCTTGGCTGAAAGTTTTCAACAGTCCCCAAAGGATCATCTCATTTAAAAGGTGGGTAGATACACTGGTTGAAAATAACTTGGATATAGAATTAAATTTTATTCATGCTAAATGCTATAAAAGCATGGACACAAAGTGTTTTACATCTGATACCGTTTCAGGTTATTTGAACGCTCCTGATATTACTCAGTATGTTGTAAACTGCCCCTATAGCTTGTATCTGCCACAATGAGGCGTATTCAAAAGGCTGACAGCACTTAATGACTTCtgttttgtatatttaatgGACAATGAGTTGATCCACTGTCGTTTAGGACGACACCTAGGCTAGAAGTCTCTCTTGAATTGCAATGC from Porites lutea chromosome 1, jaPorLute2.1, whole genome shotgun sequence encodes the following:
- the LOC140931833 gene encoding uncharacterized protein; protein product: MHDNPISDPISDHAVVLCDLRTAVSASKVTHVEFRKLKAINKQQFLEDIRNSSLYRDPPNTLDELVECYNNTLRSVLDKHAPVRARHLKSHSRPPWFNDEIVKARRERRSAERKWRASRLNSDLAVFKAKRNFALHVMNESRRAYYKQYIDENSSDQGRLFRASKRLLNFHVDRALPPHSDARMLANEMGEYFVHKITAIRSALDADASGATSLATSASTCSEFSEFSPLSEESVRRIAASCAKSCAFDPLPSSILSFCLDELLPVIRKIVNLSLESGVFAEDWKNALVHPLLKKAGLNPINKNFKPVSNLQVTSKITEKSVAIQLQDHMTVNNLFPVLQSTYRQNHSTETALLKVKNDLLLNMDKGHVTLLVMLDLSAAFDTNCIRDVRAWMRDDKLMLNDDKTEFLIIGTERQLSKVSVDKIKIGQAEVSPASSVRNLGTWFDSHLDMSTHVSKTCASAFYYLYNIRHIRKYSSRESTERLVHAFITSRLDYCNGLLYGAPEYQIKKLQRVMNASARLVYCSPKYCHVTPLLRELHWLPVRLRVDFKILLVTFEILHGVAPSYLKDLVSVLPDSRYQLRRNNNDYKCNEVMACVKRD